In the genome of Butyricicoccus intestinisimiae, the window GAAGATGATTTTGATATTGATGATGAGAATACAGAATTGTTTACTGTTGGAAAGAAAGTAAAAATTGATCTCGCTGATATGGATTGGACGAGCTGGAGAAGAGAGCTTTTACAGGATGCAGACACATTAGAACTTCTTACATTGATGATAGATGATATTACACCAGAGCATGATGCAAAACTACAGGAGTTGTTTCATTTGTTGGATGAAAAGATACAGCATCCAATCAATGACAATAACAAGAAGGTTTTGATTTTCTCTGCGTTTTCCGATACAGCCGAATACTTATATGACAATGTAAGTAGATACGTTAAGAGCCGATACAATTTAGATACTGCGGTTATTACAGGTTCGATTGATGGACGAACAACGATTAAAGGTTTCAAAGCAACATTAAATAACGTACTGACCTGTTTTTCTCCAATATCAAAGAATAGAGATATTTTGATGCCACAGAGCACGACTGAGATTGATATATTGATTGCAACTGATTGTATTTCAGAAGGTCAAAACTTACAGGATTGTGATTATTTAGTAAACTATGATATTCATTGGAATCCGGTACGAATCATTCAGCGGTTCGGTAGAGTTGATCGAATCGGCAGTAAGAATAAATACATTCAGCTGGTGAATTTCTGGCCGGATTTAACGTTGGATGATTATATCAATCTGAAATCTCGTGTTGAGACGCGTATGAAAATTACAGTTATGACTGCCACAGGAGATGATGATTTAATCAATCCAGAAGAAAAGGGCGAATTGGAGTACCGGAAGCGGCAGTTAAAACGGTTGCAGGAAGAAGTTGTTGATATTGAAGATATGTCAGATGGAATTTCCATTATGGATCTGGGCTTAAATGAATTTCGGCTGGATCTATTGGATTACATCAAGACACATCCCGATATTGAACGCAAGCCGAAAGGACTTCATGCAGTTGTTCCCGCGACAGAAGATCTTCCGCAAGGCATTATTTTTGTCTTGAAGAATATCAACAATCATGTAAACAAGGACAATCAGAATCGCATTCATCCATTTTATATGGCTTATATTGATTTGGACGGAGAGATTATATGCGATTATTTAAATCCAAAGAGAATGTTGGATGATATTCGTTTACTTTGCCGCGGAAAAGCTAAGCCGATTCAGGCTGTTTACGAGAAGTTCAACAGACAGACCGATGATGGACGGAGAATGGAAGATGTGTCGGAGCTTTTACGTCAGGCGGTAAATTCCATTATTGATGTCAAAGAAGAGAATGACATTGACAGTTTGTTTTCGGCGGGAGGAACGACAGCTTTGTTAAATACGGTAGACGGTTTAGATGATTTTGAATTGATTTGCTTTTTGGTAGTAGCATAAGGGGGATTTTATGTTAGATTTGCCAAAGTCTACGGAGTTTAATAAACGGATTCCGAAATATAAATTCTATGATAATATAGAAATCAAGCCGACACTGAAAAAATTATTCACCGAACAAATTAAGATGATTTACTGGCGCAACAAGATTGCTTCTACCACAATGAATTTGACACAAGGCAAGCAGGTGACGGAGATAGAAATATTTGAAATTCGTCTGGCTTCGTCTGAGATAGATGAAGCGGTTTTGCGTCAGATAGACCGAGCCATTCCGTATCATATCTTGTTCTTACTGGAGTATGATGGAATGTATCAAGCGTGGATCGGTTATAAAGAAGTGGCATCCGGTAAAGCACTTTTTCGAGTCAATACATATTATCATACCGATTGGCAGAAAAAAGAGCAGCTTGCGCTAAAATTGGAAGGGCAGAGCATGGACGCAGTATATGAAAGCTTTGTCCGGCAGATTGCAGGAGATACATTGCAAACAGAATATTCTGAGGAAACACTGCGAGAATCTGTATCAAGAGAAAAGCGGAAGCAGGAATTACAAAAGCAGATAGATGCTTTAAAAGCTAAAATCCGAAAGGAAAAACAGCTGAATAAACAGATAGAATTTAATGCGGAGTTGAAAAAATTAAAGAAGGAG includes:
- a CDS encoding DUF4391 domain-containing protein; translated protein: MLDLPKSTEFNKRIPKYKFYDNIEIKPTLKKLFTEQIKMIYWRNKIASTTMNLTQGKQVTEIEIFEIRLASSEIDEAVLRQIDRAIPYHILFLLEYDGMYQAWIGYKEVASGKALFRVNTYYHTDWQKKEQLALKLEGQSMDAVYESFVRQIAGDTLQTEYSEETLRESVSREKRKQELQKQIDALKAKIRKEKQLNKQIEFNAELKKLKKEMNNI